The Gloeothece verrucosa PCC 7822 genome contains a region encoding:
- a CDS encoding TrbI/VirB10 family protein, whose product MATESTTTEPATAQPTIKIVADDFDFEEDWEKFCPPLDDKNANNTQNQTDNNSQSVLPQEEEELPDPYQVRTKRTFANHPYSKGTLVLAIVGAGAIVAITLLRLVTGGFAPNRVAKVQPPPSPASVFDDNSPSDRQSPEQVEQLQTQNAMRQQVAELRQINSSGSPKKGHSSPSKSEETEPVRTQPTVSSPPRSTVVYPTRTSTSTPTPTYVPPPPVPVRRSSSIPRYSPLIPVSSSSTVPPVRNVPQSSPSVVNRQPELDPLKQWETAASFGSYGSVPVVSSSNEPLSSTSPSPEGTGNELLQTSYSPTPQAQGEASGYEIMMGTRVGAELETPIVWARGQDKDNFSQNYLVRLKNPLFDSKGEIVIPAGSYLSVQLVDAGSTGIVQLTATAIIINNNGQQQQHNIPNGAILILGKGGGILQAKAQRPNTISQDIMGAVLGGVGNAAGLLNRPSGASYSQFGSSIQYGDTDMTAGFVEGATNSMVNSLQRRNEQARSSLESNPDVFVVKQGTDVQVFVNQTFSF is encoded by the coding sequence ATGGCTACTGAATCTACAACGACTGAACCCGCAACGGCCCAACCCACCATTAAAATTGTTGCTGATGATTTTGACTTTGAAGAAGATTGGGAAAAGTTCTGTCCCCCTCTTGACGATAAAAACGCCAATAATACTCAAAATCAGACCGATAATAATTCTCAATCCGTTCTTCCCCAAGAAGAGGAAGAACTGCCCGATCCCTATCAGGTCAGGACAAAGAGAACCTTTGCCAATCACCCCTATAGCAAAGGAACATTAGTGTTGGCAATTGTCGGTGCTGGTGCGATCGTTGCTATCACTCTTTTGCGATTAGTCACTGGGGGTTTTGCTCCCAATAGGGTTGCCAAAGTACAACCTCCTCCTTCTCCGGCTTCCGTGTTTGACGATAATTCTCCAAGCGATCGACAATCACCCGAACAAGTCGAACAGTTGCAAACCCAAAATGCCATGAGACAGCAGGTAGCCGAACTCAGGCAGATCAATTCTTCTGGCTCCCCGAAAAAAGGTCATTCCTCCCCGTCAAAAAGTGAGGAAACCGAGCCAGTTAGGACGCAACCAACCGTTAGTTCTCCTCCTCGTTCTACCGTCGTCTATCCTACTCGTACTTCTACCTCTACTCCTACTCCTACTTATGTTCCCCCTCCCCCGGTACCGGTCAGACGTTCTAGCTCAATTCCTCGTTATTCGCCCCTAATACCCGTCTCTTCGTCTTCAACCGTTCCCCCAGTCAGGAATGTTCCCCAATCTTCCCCTTCTGTTGTCAACAGACAACCGGAACTAGATCCTCTTAAACAATGGGAAACTGCTGCTTCATTCGGTAGTTATGGGAGTGTGCCTGTCGTTTCTTCATCAAACGAGCCACTCTCTTCGACTTCCCCTTCGCCGGAGGGGACTGGTAATGAGCTTCTACAAACCTCTTATTCACCCACCCCACAAGCTCAAGGGGAGGCTTCCGGTTATGAGATTATGATGGGCACGAGGGTAGGAGCAGAGCTTGAAACTCCCATCGTCTGGGCAAGAGGGCAGGATAAAGACAATTTTTCTCAAAATTATTTAGTTCGTTTAAAAAACCCTCTATTTGATAGCAAGGGAGAAATCGTTATTCCGGCTGGTTCCTATTTATCCGTTCAGTTGGTTGACGCAGGCAGTACCGGCATCGTTCAATTAACGGCCACTGCGATCATTATCAATAACAACGGACAGCAACAACAGCACAATATTCCGAACGGTGCGATTTTAATCTTAGGGAAGGGGGGAGGTATTTTGCAAGCGAAAGCCCAACGTCCCAATACCATCAGCCAAGACATCATGGGAGCCGTTTTAGGGGGTGTAGGTAATGCGGCTGGTTTGCTCAACCGTCCCAGTGGTGCGTCTTATTCTCAGTTTGGTAGTTCTATTCAATATGGCGATACTGATATGACAGCCGGATTCGTTGAAGGGGCAACTAACTCGATGGTTAATTCTTTACAGCGAAGGAATGAGCAGGCCCGTTCCTCCCTTGAGTCGAATCCTGATGTTTTTGTTGTTAAGCAAGGAACTGATGTTCAAGTTTTCGTTAATCAAACTTTTTCTTTTTAA
- a CDS encoding type IV secretory system conjugative DNA transfer family protein: MSQQVSLKASIEQLPYPVPQMLLTPNGWVLIGATLALLWMNLKNKNSSPKGLLGRSVWASEKEKAEARKMALSQIESLGQTEELALFIRTPNGTRFVSESTPKGQQRYLYLPADPQTIYIPNAQENVWVMGRSGSGKTFSAINPMVMAAIIQGCDVFFYDFKGHEDPAPSSKLLGFAEEHGHKISMLAPGFPESGTCNLLDFLNDPRTRAQTAYEIANILRENFRLHDSEAGNSDFFDQSANQLIQAILMLAKSSLCPDIATCHKILALPNLIGRIKAKGDDIDPYIKNAFDQFLSSEHAPETASSIAATASLMFSRFVSDPLILNTFATTTTLPLDVNGRNFIVFKADPNKRTVTIPLLASILNLMVNRNIFKPRRVPLVVVLDELPSIKLPMLLHWLNQNRSSKFCAILGAQTIDLTASVYGKSQTTGIIGGCTTHFIFQLNDRETAEYYSALLGPEEVNYKQKSRSRNHGEKGGSSTSVSDHRQTRSLVEVPQLTQLNRGSAILFNSGYQRPGDFFGSRIPVKLKIVIPGRDRRILKRSTALWPPIRDRLIQHNKNPDAGFPAAELKRRERVAAELLPDAAGTQHKKEVLGKI; encoded by the coding sequence ATGTCACAACAAGTCTCTCTAAAAGCCTCTATAGAACAACTCCCTTATCCTGTTCCCCAAATGTTACTGACACCGAACGGGTGGGTTCTCATCGGTGCTACCTTGGCTTTGCTGTGGATGAACCTTAAGAACAAAAATTCTTCCCCGAAGGGTTTGTTAGGGCGCTCCGTTTGGGCTAGTGAGAAAGAGAAAGCTGAAGCTCGGAAAATGGCACTCTCTCAGATTGAGTCCCTAGGACAAACCGAGGAGCTTGCTCTATTCATCCGCACTCCCAATGGTACTCGCTTCGTTTCCGAAAGCACTCCCAAGGGGCAACAGCGATACCTGTATCTTCCCGCCGATCCCCAAACCATCTACATTCCCAACGCTCAAGAGAATGTTTGGGTCATGGGCCGATCAGGTTCGGGCAAAACTTTCTCCGCCATCAACCCAATGGTGATGGCCGCCATCATACAGGGCTGTGACGTTTTCTTCTACGACTTCAAGGGTCATGAAGACCCCGCCCCCAGTTCAAAACTACTGGGCTTTGCCGAAGAACACGGGCATAAGATTTCGATGTTGGCACCGGGATTTCCCGAATCAGGTACTTGTAACCTGCTTGATTTTCTTAATGACCCCCGCACTAGGGCGCAAACCGCTTATGAGATTGCCAATATTTTAAGAGAAAATTTCAGGCTTCATGATTCTGAAGCGGGTAATAGCGATTTCTTCGACCAATCTGCCAATCAGTTGATTCAGGCTATTTTAATGCTGGCCAAAAGCTCTCTTTGTCCGGATATCGCTACCTGTCATAAGATTTTAGCTTTGCCTAATTTGATTGGCCGCATTAAAGCTAAGGGTGATGATATTGACCCCTACATTAAAAATGCTTTTGACCAATTTCTCTCTTCGGAACACGCACCCGAAACCGCCTCAAGCATTGCCGCCACCGCGAGTTTAATGTTTAGCCGCTTTGTCAGTGATCCTTTAATCTTAAATACTTTTGCGACGACTACGACTCTCCCCCTTGATGTTAACGGGCGTAATTTTATCGTTTTTAAAGCTGACCCCAATAAACGGACTGTAACCATTCCTCTACTGGCCAGTATTCTTAACTTAATGGTCAACCGCAATATTTTTAAGCCGCGTCGTGTTCCTTTAGTGGTTGTTCTTGATGAGCTTCCTTCTATTAAATTGCCCATGTTATTGCATTGGCTCAACCAAAACCGTAGCAGCAAGTTCTGTGCTATTTTGGGAGCGCAGACTATCGATCTGACCGCTTCGGTCTACGGTAAGTCTCAGACCACTGGGATTATTGGCGGCTGCACCACTCACTTTATCTTCCAGCTTAATGACAGAGAGACGGCAGAATATTACTCGGCTCTTTTAGGTCCAGAAGAGGTCAATTACAAGCAGAAATCTCGCTCTCGCAATCATGGGGAAAAGGGTGGATCTAGTACATCCGTCAGCGATCACCGACAAACACGCTCCCTGGTGGAAGTTCCCCAACTGACTCAACTTAATCGCGGTAGTGCCATCCTCTTCAATTCGGGTTATCAACGTCCTGGGGATTTCTTCGGGTCCCGTATTCCCGTCAAGCTTAAGATCGTTATTCCAGGGCGAGATCGCCGTATCCTCAAGCGCAGTACCGCTCTTTGGCCCCCGATCCGCGATCGGCTAATACAGCACAATAAAAATCCCGATGCGGGTTTTCCGGCTGCGGAACTCAAGCGGCGCGAGCGCGTGGCGGCGGAACTGTTACCCGATGCTGCCGGAACCCAACACAAGAAAGAAGTTTTAGGCAAAATTTAA
- the mobF gene encoding MobF family relaxase, whose amino-acid sequence MLTAKTIGPQQGISYYTKESEPELLRANSNWTGQAAKTLNLSGEVGQEEFSLLLTGHLPTGEKFRQRQPPRRHYQERAGLDCTFSAPKSVSILALVKKEQDLIEAHQSAIATVLNLIESRYAQTRRRVEGIVRVENTGNLAIAQFHHFYSRQLDPQLHTHCLLLNATQTNKKWYALRDDEIFRNLGLLGRVYQNELAYWVKTLGYEIVPSPCGQFEIAGFEPEQLQGFSRRRSQIIESLKEGPLLSNSWHRRQQAALLTRPYKEIVPLHQLLNGWSKRATELEIAYPRPQFDNQLEDRKAIALDRNKSSKSLSIEELERIVLNNLPLGAYPFKAISNAIAISDLLLYSDRQVYGHQGETDHDHPNFTPQRANILSLRQKLQQQVEEEEAVGRTHFSQSSSKPLATQTEQTTIDEHRERKSEPSQPRRRRSR is encoded by the coding sequence ATGTTAACGGCAAAAACGATCGGACCCCAACAGGGAATTAGCTATTACACCAAGGAGAGTGAACCCGAACTGTTGAGGGCTAATTCTAATTGGACGGGGCAAGCGGCTAAAACTTTAAATTTATCCGGGGAAGTCGGGCAAGAAGAATTCTCCCTGCTGTTAACCGGTCATCTTCCAACCGGTGAAAAATTCCGTCAACGCCAACCCCCCCGTCGCCATTACCAAGAAAGGGCGGGGCTAGACTGTACCTTCAGTGCCCCCAAGAGTGTCAGCATCCTCGCTTTGGTTAAAAAGGAGCAAGATTTAATTGAAGCCCATCAGTCGGCGATCGCAACCGTTCTAAACCTTATAGAATCGCGTTACGCCCAAACCCGGCGCAGAGTCGAAGGTATAGTGAGGGTAGAAAATACCGGCAATTTAGCGATCGCGCAGTTCCATCATTTCTACAGCCGTCAACTCGATCCCCAATTACATACCCATTGCTTGCTGTTAAACGCCACCCAAACCAACAAAAAATGGTATGCTTTACGCGATGATGAGATTTTCCGTAACTTGGGTTTATTGGGAAGGGTTTATCAAAATGAACTGGCTTATTGGGTTAAAACCTTGGGTTATGAAATTGTTCCTTCCCCTTGTGGTCAATTTGAGATTGCAGGATTCGAGCCTGAGCAACTGCAAGGCTTTTCCAGGAGGCGATCGCAAATTATCGAGTCCCTAAAAGAGGGTCCCCTCCTCTCCAATAGCTGGCACAGGCGACAGCAGGCGGCTCTCTTAACCCGTCCCTATAAGGAAATCGTTCCCCTACACCAATTGCTCAACGGATGGAGTAAACGGGCAACTGAGCTAGAAATAGCCTACCCCCGTCCACAATTCGATAATCAGTTAGAAGACCGAAAAGCGATCGCGCTAGATCGCAATAAATCCTCAAAGAGTTTATCCATAGAGGAGCTTGAGCGTATCGTCCTCAATAACCTACCCCTCGGTGCTTACCCTTTTAAGGCAATCAGCAACGCGATCGCCATATCAGATCTTCTTCTCTATAGCGATCGTCAAGTGTATGGCCATCAAGGGGAAACCGATCACGATCACCCCAATTTCACCCCTCAGAGGGCAAATATCCTCTCATTGAGGCAAAAATTACAGCAACAAGTTGAGGAAGAAGAGGCTGTAGGACGGACTCATTTTTCACAATCAAGTTCTAAGCCATTAGCAACTCAGACCGAACAAACGACTATTGATGAGCATAGAGAAAGAAAGAGTGAACCTTCGCAACCAAGAAGAAGACGCTCCCGTTAA
- the ltrA gene encoding group II intron reverse transcriptase/maturase, with product MNTGQPMYEWNTIPWHKLEKNVFKLQKRIYQASRRGDIKQVRRLQRLLIKSWSAKTLAVRRVTQDNTGKKTAGVDGIKSLTPSQRLELVRNLDLNKKAKPIRRVWIPKPGKTEKRPLGIPVMHDRATQTLVKMAVEPQWEAVFEPNSFGFRPGRSCHDAIQALHDMLRHHDKYVLDADIAGCFDNINHETLIKKMNVSPHLSRMVRQWLKAGIFDNGAFQRNEKGTPQGGTISPLLANIALHGLENLIKSINKHAYIVRYADDFVVLHNELKVIEKCKKAIEEWLTEIGLELKPSKTKVINTLKSHDGKDPGFDFLSFNVRQYKVSKYNSGKRQKGFKTLIKPSKNSIQRHKDQIKRVVKEGKAKTQLAIIKELNPIIRGWCNYYSTKVSSEAFKYLTHFTVQSLMKWARRRHPKKTLHWIYRKYFGIHEGYQWTFTKEQSRVIRHSETQIERWVKVAGDRSPYDGDWVYWSTRMGRHPEAKKKVAYLLNQQKGKCSHCGLRFNMDDLMEIHHIDRNHNNNKWENLTLLHRHCHDEVHKTSA from the coding sequence ATGAACACGGGACAACCGATGTATGAATGGAACACAATCCCCTGGCATAAGCTAGAGAAAAATGTGTTTAAGCTCCAAAAGCGAATCTATCAAGCCTCAAGACGTGGCGATATTAAGCAAGTAAGGCGATTACAGAGACTACTAATCAAATCCTGGTCAGCCAAAACATTAGCGGTTCGACGAGTAACACAGGATAACACTGGCAAGAAAACAGCAGGAGTTGATGGAATCAAATCATTAACCCCATCACAAAGACTGGAACTTGTCAGAAATCTAGACTTAAACAAAAAGGCAAAACCGATTAGACGAGTCTGGATACCCAAACCTGGAAAGACCGAGAAACGACCCCTAGGAATACCAGTCATGCACGATAGGGCAACTCAAACCCTAGTCAAAATGGCTGTAGAGCCTCAATGGGAAGCCGTTTTTGAACCCAACTCCTTTGGTTTTCGACCTGGAAGGTCATGTCATGATGCTATACAAGCACTGCACGATATGCTCAGGCATCACGATAAATATGTGCTAGATGCCGACATAGCAGGATGCTTCGACAACATAAACCATGAAACCCTTATCAAAAAAATGAATGTAAGCCCTCACCTAAGCCGAATGGTCAGACAATGGCTAAAAGCTGGAATTTTCGATAACGGGGCATTTCAACGAAACGAAAAAGGAACACCTCAAGGCGGAACAATTTCGCCGTTATTAGCCAATATAGCCCTACACGGGTTAGAAAACTTAATCAAAAGCATTAACAAACACGCCTACATAGTGAGATATGCAGATGATTTTGTGGTGCTTCACAATGAACTCAAAGTTATTGAGAAGTGCAAAAAGGCTATTGAGGAATGGTTAACTGAAATCGGACTGGAACTTAAACCCTCAAAAACCAAGGTCATTAATACCCTAAAATCACACGATGGTAAAGATCCCGGTTTCGATTTTTTAAGCTTCAATGTACGTCAGTACAAAGTCAGCAAATACAACTCTGGGAAACGACAAAAAGGCTTTAAAACCTTAATTAAACCCAGTAAAAACAGCATACAAAGACATAAAGACCAAATCAAAAGAGTAGTCAAAGAAGGCAAAGCTAAAACTCAATTAGCGATTATCAAGGAACTGAACCCAATTATAAGAGGATGGTGTAACTACTATTCAACAAAAGTAAGTTCAGAAGCCTTTAAATACCTGACCCATTTTACCGTCCAATCACTCATGAAATGGGCAAGAAGGAGGCATCCTAAGAAAACTCTCCATTGGATATATCGCAAATATTTCGGAATCCATGAAGGGTATCAATGGACATTTACGAAGGAGCAATCCAGAGTAATAAGACACTCCGAAACCCAAATCGAAAGATGGGTCAAAGTAGCAGGGGATAGAAGCCCTTACGATGGAGACTGGGTTTACTGGTCAACACGCATGGGAAGACATCCCGAAGCTAAAAAGAAAGTCGCTTACTTGTTAAACCAGCAAAAAGGAAAATGCTCCCACTGTGGATTGAGATTTAATATGGACGACCTAATGGAAATCCATCACATCGACAGAAATCACAATAACAATAAATGGGAAAATTTAACTTTATTACATCGTCATTGTCATGATGAGGTACACAAGACAAGTGCCTAG
- a CDS encoding ParM/StbA family protein — translation MKKLLTKKMSVPELIVSLDFGASLIKGVYTLGKKFEPKLLTLSPHLLPIPPTTDLEPYNAASLSLTASAWIECKGKRYAVGTLAKNRFNAPVLLELPKIESIIPRTLAAIGCIASAEGLEEFTLSLWISIPSNEYKEGLNISQKIKQSLLDFIFRGKRIVANLMDFSCKPEGAGIFLRIIGQANFNARKAAVLMLGYRNATILFYKEGLIEKITENYGFASIVEGIQSLALLPGDLDEVVGKIFEAGDKLDKKILKTLCFGDSADTSRINAIESAIQKSREEYFTLLNYWLGGKLIDGPEVIVVVGGTSHYPYVKNKLTQLFKKTQIKLDWGEELADKIGFVFKSQVASNPSLKYRLLDVYSLFLEQDTHQRRI, via the coding sequence GTGAAAAAACTTTTGACGAAAAAAATGAGCGTACCTGAATTGATCGTCAGTTTAGATTTTGGTGCATCTTTAATAAAGGGGGTCTATACGTTGGGGAAAAAGTTTGAACCCAAACTGCTGACGCTTTCCCCTCACCTGTTGCCCATCCCGCCGACGACGGATCTCGAACCCTATAATGCGGCCTCGCTTTCACTTACTGCATCGGCCTGGATTGAATGTAAGGGCAAGCGCTACGCAGTTGGAACCCTAGCCAAAAACCGGTTTAATGCGCCGGTGCTGTTGGAACTACCTAAAATTGAGAGCATCATCCCGCGTACCCTGGCCGCCATTGGCTGTATAGCATCTGCGGAGGGGCTAGAGGAATTTACCCTGTCGCTATGGATATCGATCCCGTCCAATGAATACAAGGAGGGACTAAATATTAGTCAGAAAATCAAGCAGAGTTTATTGGACTTTATCTTTCGAGGTAAGAGGATAGTGGCGAATCTGATGGACTTTAGCTGTAAACCTGAAGGGGCTGGTATATTCCTGCGAATAATCGGGCAAGCCAATTTTAATGCCAGAAAAGCCGCCGTTCTGATGCTTGGATATCGGAACGCCACGATTTTATTTTATAAGGAGGGGCTGATCGAGAAGATCACCGAGAATTATGGATTTGCCAGTATAGTTGAGGGCATACAGAGCCTAGCCCTCCTGCCGGGCGATCTTGATGAAGTGGTGGGGAAAATTTTCGAGGCGGGGGATAAGCTCGATAAGAAAATTTTGAAAACCCTGTGCTTCGGTGACTCTGCTGACACAAGTAGAATTAATGCGATCGAATCCGCCATTCAAAAATCGAGGGAAGAGTATTTTACCCTCCTCAATTACTGGCTCGGTGGCAAGCTCATCGACGGGCCCGAGGTGATCGTGGTTGTCGGGGGAACGTCCCACTACCCCTACGTCAAGAACAAGTTGACCCAACTGTTCAAGAAAACTCAAATCAAGCTGGACTGGGGGGAAGAACTCGCCGATAAGATCGGTTTCGTCTTTAAATCTCAGGTGGCCTCTAATCCAAGTTTAAAATACCGATTGCTGGATGTTTATTCACTCTTTCTGGAACAGGATACCCATCAAAGAAGAATTTGA
- a CDS encoding RNA-guided endonuclease InsQ/TnpB family protein, whose product MLTFNYTYRIYPDATQETRLLEWLETSRACYNYALREIKDWIASRKSPVDRCSLEFEYIMLADYPFPSYSKQQNTLPKAKKIFPRLANAPSQVLQCTIRRLHDAWDFFKARGFGFPRYKKYGQMKSLLFPQFKTNPITGWQIALPKLGKVQINLHRPIPESFTVKQVRVIRKAKGWFAVITISSPESLPSTETPSGHFIGVDLNLGAYVATSDGYSSKRPKFYGTEQSKLKLLQRRLSRKNKRSKNYEKARLKVEKQHNHIAFKRKDHQFKLAHKLCDMGDSIFVEDIDFRIMAKGMLGKHTLDAGFGQLRDILKFVCWKRGKFFATVDHRGTSQTCPNCRTEVRKTLSDRIHDCKACGYVQDRDTASAQEICNRGIEKYCTLGLRGCDSFSRNQEMYTWGNRGKDSR is encoded by the coding sequence ATGCTTACATTCAACTACACATATAGAATCTATCCAGATGCAACTCAAGAAACTCGGCTATTAGAATGGTTAGAAACTTCTCGCGCTTGCTATAACTATGCTCTCAGAGAAATAAAAGACTGGATAGCTTCAAGGAAGTCACCCGTTGACAGATGTAGTCTTGAATTTGAGTATATAATGCTTGCTGACTATCCTTTTCCTAGTTATTCTAAACAGCAAAACACATTACCAAAAGCTAAGAAAATATTTCCTAGGTTAGCAAATGCTCCATCTCAAGTGCTTCAATGTACTATTAGAAGACTGCATGATGCTTGGGATTTTTTCAAAGCACGTGGGTTCGGCTTCCCGCGCTATAAAAAATATGGGCAGATGAAGTCTTTACTTTTTCCTCAATTCAAAACTAACCCAATTACGGGTTGGCAAATAGCATTACCAAAACTAGGAAAAGTTCAGATAAATTTACATCGTCCTATCCCAGAAAGCTTTACTGTCAAACAAGTTAGAGTGATTCGTAAAGCTAAGGGGTGGTTTGCTGTTATCACCATTTCAAGTCCCGAATCACTACCATCAACAGAAACTCCTTCAGGGCATTTTATTGGGGTAGATTTGAATCTTGGGGCTTATGTTGCTACATCTGATGGCTATAGCTCAAAACGCCCAAAATTCTATGGAACTGAGCAAAGTAAGCTGAAATTGCTACAACGTCGTTTGTCAAGAAAAAATAAGCGTTCCAAAAATTACGAGAAAGCCAGATTGAAAGTAGAAAAACAACATAATCATATAGCGTTCAAAAGGAAAGATCACCAGTTCAAGTTGGCTCATAAGCTTTGTGACATGGGTGATTCTATCTTTGTTGAAGACATTGATTTTAGAATCATGGCTAAAGGAATGCTAGGAAAGCATACTTTAGATGCCGGTTTCGGACAGCTTAGAGATATTCTCAAGTTTGTCTGCTGGAAACGAGGCAAATTCTTTGCCACTGTTGACCATCGAGGAACATCACAAACTTGTCCTAATTGTAGAACTGAAGTTAGGAAAACTTTATCGGATAGAATACACGATTGTAAGGCGTGCGGATATGTTCAGGATAGAGATACAGCCTCCGCTCAAGAAATTTGCAATCGTGGAATAGAGAAATATTGTACTCTCGGACTGAGAGGGTGCGACTCGTTCTCTAGAAACCAAGAAATGTACACTTGGGGGAATAGAGGCAAGGATTCAAGGTAA